One Malania oleifera isolate guangnan ecotype guangnan chromosome 10, ASM2987363v1, whole genome shotgun sequence genomic region harbors:
- the LOC131166116 gene encoding uncharacterized protein LOC131166116, whose product MAENAHALDGSSLRRSPILNHFQETMTQLRGKWTSKTTSLIFIFLCFGFLLSVRWAYMKGSASLEVIPGTKGHRETLKKSRVQFKCPVGEKLHTCPKNYTARSGVGDSPWRDEECPGYFRWIHEDLKPWKGGGISREVVESAKDGANLRLVIVGGRVYIEKYHAAFQTRDVFTIWGILQLLRLYPGRLPDLDLMFRCGDTQVVKKSDYNGPNARAPPPMFGYCRNDETLTIVFPDWSFWGWPEIHIKPWESLIEELEEGNKKSMWIEREPYAYWKGNIHTNARRERLSQCNSTDKQDWNVRIYDMDWRHAHDQGYKDTNLAAQCTHRYKIYMEGVTWSVSKKYILACDSLSLFLKPYYYDFFSRTLLPLIHYWPINESDECKSLKFAVDWGNNHIRKAKEIGRSGSNFIQEKLKMIYVYDYMFHLLNEYAKLLKYKPTVPPGAVEVCSETMACTRKVKLEKMYMVESMVEGPADAAPCKLPPPYDPLDLRSFLKRNEALIKQVEVWEEIGNIGEEIFYKPK is encoded by the exons ATGGCAGAAAATGCTCATGCACTTGATGGTTCCTCGCTGCGCAGAAGTCCAATACTTAACCATTTTCAAGAAACTATGACCCAATTGCGGGGTAAATGGACTTCAAAAACTACTTCCCTTATCTTCATCTTCCTCTGTTTTGGGTTCCTCCTTTCGGTCAGATGG GCCTACATGAAAGGTTCTGCTTCACTAGAAGTGATTCCGGGCACAAAAGGCCACAGGGAGACCCTGAAGAAAAGCAGAGTCCAATTCAAGTGCCCAGTTGGGGAAAAGTTGCATACCTGCCCGAAGAATTACACGGCCCGGTCGGGGGTTGGGGATTCTCCGTGGCGGGACGAGGAGTGCCCGGGATACTTCCGGTGGATCCATGAAGATCTGAAGCCATGGAAGGGTGGTGGAATCAGCAGGGAAGTGGTGGAGAGTGCCAAAGATGGTGCAAATCTTAGACTAGTAATTGTTGGGGGAAGAGTGTACATCGAGAAGTACCATGCTGCTTTTCAAACAAGGGATGTTTTCACAATATGGGGGATTTTACAGCTTCTAAGATTGTACCCTGGAAGGCTACCAGACTTGGATTTGATGTTCAGGTGTGGTGACACTCAAGTGGTCAAGAAAAGTGATTACAATGGTCCAAATGCCAGAGCACCACCACCTATGTTCGGCTACTGCAGAAATGATGAGACACTCACCATTGTGTTCCCAGATTGGTCCTTCTGGGGTTG GCCTGAGATTCACATAAAACCGTGGGAGTCCTTGATTGAAGAATTGGAAGAGGGAAACAAGAAATCGATGTGGATAGAGAGGGAGCCCTATGCTTATTGGAAAGGGAACATACATACAAATGCTAGAAGAGAAAGACTTTCGCAGTGTAATTCAACGGATAAACAAGATTGGAATGTTCGAATATATGACATG GATTGGCGACATGCACATGATCAAGGATACAAGGACACAAATTTAGCTGCTCAGTGTACTCATAG GTATAAGATATATATGGAAGGAGTCACATGGTCGGTCAGTAAAAAGTATATTCTAGCCTGTGATTCTTTGTCTCTATTTTTGAAGCCCTATTACTATGATTTTTTCTCAAGAACTTTACTGCCTTTGATCCACTACTGGCCAATAAATGAGAGTGATGAATGCAAATCTCTTAAATTTGCAGTCGATTGGGGCAACAACCATATACGCAAG GCTAAAGAGATTGGAAGATCAGGAAGCAATTTCATTCAAGAGAAACTAAAGATGATTTATGTGTACGACTACATGTTTCATCTATTAAATGAATATGCAAAGCTATTGAAATACAAGCCAACTGTGCCTCCAGGAGCTGTTGAAGTGTGTTCAGAAACAATGGCTTGCACAAGGAAAGTAAAGTTGGAGAAGATGTATATGGTAGAATCCATGGTCGAGGGTCCTGCAGATGCAGCACCATGCAAACTACCACCTCCTTATGATCCTCTAGATCTTCGATCTTTTCTTAAAAGAAACGAAGCTTTGATTAAACAAGTGgaggtttgggaagaaattgGAAATATTGGAGAGGAGATCTTTTATAAAcctaaataa